In the Treponema maltophilum ATCC 51939 genome, GTCCAAATCGCCGCGTATACATACGGCAACGAAAAAGGTTGCGCCCTTTTGAGCGCCCGGCGCGCCGCTCATGTCCGTTTCGGAATTATCGACGCGGTAAATAAGCGTTTTTATGAATTTTTTCGGATCCGTGTTCAAAAAGGCCGTCAGTTCTTCTATGGTTTTAACATTCGGCGTTTGCACTTCTTCGGCCGGCAAAGGCGCTTGAGTGCAGTCTTCTTCATTTATCGCGCCGTAATCGGGCGCACACGACGCTTTTTCCGTATTTGCCGCATACGAACATTTAGGGCACAGCATGAGCGTGTCGTCGCCGACTTCGCTTTCGACCATGAATTCTTCCGACCCCGTTCCCCCGATAAGCCCCGAATCGGCGCGTACGGGAATGACGGTTAAGCCCAGCCGTTTAAAAATCCGCCGGTAGGCAAGAGCAAAGTCGTTGTATACGGCGTCGAGACTTTCCTCGTCCGTATGGAACGAATACGCGTCTTTCATCGTGAATTCTCTGCCGCGCATAACGCCGTAGCGGGGACGAATTTCGTCCCGGAATTTGGTGTTTATTTGGTACAAAATAAGCGGTAATTGTTTATATGAAGACAGTTCGTCTTTTACAATCGCGGTAAACGCTTCTTCGGCGGTCGGGCTTATGACGAGTTCCTGATCCAAGCGGTTTTTCGCCCTCAGCAAACCTGCTCCCATGGAATCCCAGCGGCCGGACGCGCGCCACAATTCTCCCGGAACGACAACCGGCGGTTTGCATTCGAGCCCGCCGATGCGGTCCATTTCTTCCCGAATAATCTGTTCGACTTTGCGGAAACAGCGCGTTCCCAGCGGAAGATAAAAGAACAGGCCGTTGCCCAATTTGCGCATAAGACCGGCGCGCAGCATAAGCTGATGGCTTGCGATAACCGCTTCCGACGGAACCTCTCTGAGCGTGGAAATCATGGTTTGCGAAGTTTTCATAAAGCCGATTATAATCCGAAATGCGGCTTTTATGGAAGAGGCTCTTTCGTTCGTTCTTAATTTAACGGTTCTATTCTTTCCACACGCTTTCAACAAAGGCGTAGCTTTCCAATTCACGGATAAAATCGTCGCCGGAAGAAACGCCGGTTAAAGCGCTCGCTTTTACCGTGTATTTTTTGTGCGCCGTTTCCATATGGAAAAAGACGGAACAGGGACCGTCCGAGCCGATAATCGCATCCTGAAATTTGTTCAGCTGCTGCTGATTTATGAGCGGCGAAGAAAGCTTTATGTGAATTTCTTTTACGGATTTTTCTTTTAAATTGTCGATGTCCAAAAGTTCGTCGACGAGGAACGAGGGCGGTTCGCGCGAAAAATCCATTTTGCCGCTCACGGCGATAATCGCGTCTTCGGTTACCCTTTCCCGGCAGCGCTCCCATACTTTCGGGAAAAAAGTAAGGTCGACCGAACCGGCCAAATCTTCAAGTTTGGCAAAGGACATAGGCTGCCCTTTTTTGGTCATAATCGTGCGCAGTTCTTTTACGATGCCGAGCATGCTGTAGGTTT is a window encoding:
- a CDS encoding proline--tRNA ligase, whose protein sequence is MKTSQTMISTLREVPSEAVIASHQLMLRAGLMRKLGNGLFFYLPLGTRCFRKVEQIIREEMDRIGGLECKPPVVVPGELWRASGRWDSMGAGLLRAKNRLDQELVISPTAEEAFTAIVKDELSSYKQLPLILYQINTKFRDEIRPRYGVMRGREFTMKDAYSFHTDEESLDAVYNDFALAYRRIFKRLGLTVIPVRADSGLIGGTGSEEFMVESEVGDDTLMLCPKCSYAANTEKASCAPDYGAINEEDCTQAPLPAEEVQTPNVKTIEELTAFLNTDPKKFIKTLIYRVDNSETDMSGAPGAQKGATFFVAVCIRGDLDVNEAKLASLLKAGSVELASNGEVERITGAPVGFAGPVGLNTVPVIADETVMHMHDAVVGALKTDVHFRHVEPVRDFIPFIRADVRTVKEGDLCPNCGAVLYSKKGNELGHIFKLGDKYSKSLNAVFLDENGKQRLPLMGCYGIGVDRALASIIEEHHDDNGIVWPMTAAPYQVAVVPVRYEDDMKTAADLLYEALQQKGLETLLDDRNERPGVKFKDMDLLGIPLQIVVGGKNLPKVEVKQRKTGESVLMTPQEAADFAATFVKEALQRLNDCSDIRI